Proteins from one Corynebacterium epidermidicanis genomic window:
- a CDS encoding MBL fold metallo-hydrolase, translating to MKLTIIGCSGSLGSPAGPASGYLVQAPGAPGVLMDMGPGVLAELQKVVNPSEVHVVFSHLHADHCLDFPSLTVWRRYHPSLAAQGRNLLFGPAATVEKLGRLTSDAEGHVDEMADTFAFTPWQARRAELIDRVQITPFPTVHPIESYGLRLVEATTGKVIAYSGDSAYTEELVACAQGADVFLCEATWGATSMGKAPDMHMCGGEAGLLASRAGVKQLILVHIPPWGDPEGAVRAARENFDGEVIVGEAGMEFEI from the coding sequence ATGAAGCTAACCATTATTGGCTGCTCAGGTAGCCTGGGTTCGCCCGCGGGTCCGGCATCGGGCTATCTTGTGCAAGCTCCAGGCGCGCCTGGGGTACTCATGGACATGGGGCCAGGCGTTCTTGCTGAGCTGCAGAAAGTGGTCAATCCTTCCGAGGTGCATGTCGTGTTTAGCCATCTGCATGCTGACCATTGCTTGGATTTCCCTTCGTTGACGGTGTGGCGGCGTTATCATCCAAGCCTCGCAGCGCAGGGTCGGAATTTGCTGTTCGGTCCGGCGGCTACCGTGGAAAAGCTTGGTCGGCTTACTTCGGATGCTGAGGGACATGTCGATGAAATGGCCGACACCTTCGCGTTTACCCCATGGCAGGCGCGTCGAGCTGAGTTGATCGACCGCGTTCAGATCACGCCTTTCCCCACGGTGCACCCCATCGAGTCTTATGGGCTGCGGTTGGTGGAGGCGACCACCGGCAAGGTAATTGCCTACTCCGGGGATTCTGCGTACACCGAGGAGTTGGTGGCGTGTGCGCAGGGCGCAGACGTTTTCCTTTGCGAAGCGACCTGGGGCGCGACGTCGATGGGCAAAGCCCCAGATATGCACATGTGTGGTGGGGAAGCGGGACTGCTGGCGAGCCGAGCTGGAGTCAAGCAGCTAATACTTGTCCACATCCCACCATGGGGTGATCCTGAGGGGGCTGTGCGCGCAGCACGCGAGAACTTCGATGGTGAAGTGATCGTCGGCGAAGCTGGGATGGAATTCGAGATCTAA
- a CDS encoding ABC transporter permease, translating into MSNLLRLIGRRLVALPIMILGVTFLVFFIMSFSPADPARLALGESASLEALAQYREEHGLNDPLLVRYWDFLTGMLQGDLGTTTGNASVTDVVAKAFPITLQLTFLGLIIAAVLSLVFGVLAALYRDKWPDQVIRVFSIAALATPSFWLAILLIQWLGTIPGGWGYFPALITAWVPFSQDPAVYLNNMFLPAFALAVPVAGSLTRVVRTAMVEELDKDYVRTAIGSGIPKAEVISRNVLRNALIIPITVLGLRVGYLMGGAVIIEIIFNIQAMGQLILDGVTRNDVFLVQGVTLTVAIAFIIINIIVDMLYVLVNPRIRSI; encoded by the coding sequence ATGTCAAATCTTCTCCGCCTCATCGGAAGACGACTCGTAGCGTTGCCAATCATGATCCTCGGGGTTACGTTCCTAGTCTTCTTCATCATGTCTTTTAGTCCCGCCGACCCGGCCCGGCTCGCGCTCGGCGAATCAGCTTCCCTCGAAGCGCTAGCTCAATATCGAGAGGAACACGGCCTCAACGACCCGCTGTTAGTCCGGTACTGGGACTTCCTCACCGGAATGCTTCAGGGCGACCTCGGCACCACCACCGGTAATGCTTCGGTGACCGACGTCGTTGCCAAAGCATTCCCCATCACCTTGCAATTGACCTTCCTCGGCCTCATTATCGCCGCCGTGCTCTCCTTGGTCTTCGGGGTCTTGGCCGCACTGTACCGGGATAAGTGGCCGGATCAGGTCATCCGCGTCTTCTCCATCGCCGCCCTGGCTACCCCATCCTTCTGGCTTGCGATTCTGCTGATCCAGTGGCTGGGCACCATCCCCGGCGGCTGGGGGTACTTCCCCGCTCTTATCACCGCATGGGTGCCGTTTAGCCAAGACCCTGCGGTCTACTTGAACAACATGTTCCTGCCAGCATTCGCACTGGCAGTACCCGTGGCCGGCTCGCTTACCCGCGTGGTGCGCACGGCAATGGTGGAAGAACTCGACAAAGACTACGTCCGCACTGCCATCGGCTCTGGTATCCCCAAGGCGGAAGTCATTTCGCGTAACGTCTTGCGCAATGCCTTGATCATCCCGATTACCGTTCTTGGCCTCCGCGTCGGCTACCTCATGGGTGGCGCCGTCATCATCGAGATCATCTTCAATATTCAAGCCATGGGTCAGCTCATCCTGGACGGCGTGACGCGTAACGACGTCTTCCTCGTCCAAGGTGTCACGCTCACTGTGGCCATCGCCTTCATCATCATCAACATCATCGTCGACATGCTCTATGTCCTCGTCAACCCACGCATCAGGAGCATCTAA
- a CDS encoding P1 family peptidase, which translates to MSDAPGLLCDVPGVYLGHCSLGDTGVSVVVVPDGAYASVDVRGGGPGTRETDLLEPHNTVQQVHAITLAGGSAFGLAAADGVMLELEEHGIGFAVLGADRPGPKVPIVPGAVIFDLLVGDPNHRPGPAEGRAAVRSALTGDSTKQRGSVGAGCAATAGVLRGGFGQASMVVGDWVVAAAVVANPVGAVVDKDSGLLWGDPTKPSVDTEKFGVLKGLETKLNTTIGVIATNAPVTKAQAKRLAMTGHDGLARAVRPAHSPLDGDTLFALSTGDGSGVAISDMVALSAAAADVVCAAIVDAVVCAKSGYGLSCWSDIGA; encoded by the coding sequence ATGTCTGATGCACCCGGTCTGCTTTGCGACGTCCCAGGCGTGTACCTGGGGCACTGCAGCTTGGGGGACACCGGAGTCAGCGTAGTAGTGGTGCCTGACGGGGCCTATGCTTCCGTGGATGTGCGAGGTGGAGGGCCAGGGACGCGGGAAACTGATCTGCTCGAGCCGCACAATACGGTGCAACAAGTCCACGCCATCACGCTCGCTGGAGGTTCTGCGTTTGGGTTGGCAGCAGCCGACGGAGTAATGCTTGAGTTGGAAGAACATGGCATTGGCTTCGCTGTGCTTGGCGCAGACAGGCCCGGGCCTAAGGTACCCATCGTGCCCGGAGCGGTGATTTTTGATTTGCTAGTTGGCGATCCCAACCACCGTCCAGGGCCAGCAGAAGGTCGTGCTGCGGTGCGTTCGGCGTTGACGGGGGATTCAACGAAGCAACGCGGTTCCGTTGGTGCGGGTTGCGCTGCCACCGCCGGGGTGCTGCGTGGCGGGTTCGGACAAGCCTCGATGGTGGTGGGCGACTGGGTAGTAGCAGCTGCCGTAGTGGCCAATCCCGTGGGCGCTGTGGTGGATAAGGATAGCGGTTTGTTGTGGGGTGACCCTACGAAGCCGTCGGTAGATACCGAAAAGTTCGGCGTCCTCAAGGGGCTGGAGACCAAGCTGAACACAACGATCGGAGTGATCGCTACCAACGCGCCAGTGACGAAAGCTCAGGCCAAGCGTCTAGCGATGACTGGTCATGACGGACTGGCCCGGGCGGTGCGCCCCGCGCATTCACCCCTCGATGGAGATACCCTGTTCGCACTGTCCACCGGCGACGGTTCCGGTGTTGCCATCTCTGACATGGTCGCCCTATCGGCAGCAGCGGCCGACGTCGTCTGTGCAGCAATTGTCGACGCCGTGGTGTGCGCAAAATCTGGATATGGCCTGAGCTGCTGGTCGGATATCGGCGCTTGA
- the clpS gene encoding ATP-dependent Clp protease adapter ClpS: MNDRSIRLSMPSAPLASPELEEDVHVEVAASENLPWMCIVWDDPVNLMSYVTYVFQTVLGMSRKKAIELMMQVHTEGKAVVSTGERDKVEGDVKKLHTAGLWATMQQAG; the protein is encoded by the coding sequence ATGAACGATCGGTCCATTCGCTTGAGCATGCCATCTGCGCCGCTTGCCTCCCCGGAACTTGAGGAAGATGTCCACGTTGAAGTCGCGGCCAGCGAGAACCTGCCGTGGATGTGCATCGTCTGGGATGACCCGGTAAACCTCATGTCGTACGTCACCTATGTATTCCAAACGGTACTGGGGATGAGCAGGAAGAAAGCCATCGAATTGATGATGCAGGTGCATACCGAGGGCAAAGCGGTGGTCAGCACCGGGGAGCGGGACAAAGTCGAAGGTGATGTGAAGAAATTACACACCGCCGGGTTGTGGGCGACTATGCAGCAGGCAGGTTAG
- the murI gene encoding glutamate racemase, with protein sequence MVKQLDPSAPIGVFDSGVGGLTVARAIVDQLPHESMIYIGDTANSPYGPKPIGQVRELATRIADELVERGCKMIVIACNTATAAFLRDARERYDVPVVQVILPAVRRAVATTRNGKIGVIGTVGTINSGAYQDLFEASPSVECFAQACPRFVDFVERGITSGRQILGVAEAYLAPLQDAGVDTLVLGCTHYPLLSGVIQLAMGPNVTLVSSAEETAKDVLRVLSESDMLADPTVHPAPTRTFESTGDPELFAQLSTRFLGPHVTQVDSHPKM encoded by the coding sequence ATGGTGAAACAACTGGATCCTTCGGCCCCCATTGGGGTTTTCGACTCCGGGGTAGGCGGGTTGACCGTCGCCCGTGCCATTGTTGATCAGCTGCCGCATGAGTCGATGATTTATATCGGCGATACCGCTAATAGTCCTTATGGCCCGAAGCCGATCGGGCAGGTGCGCGAATTAGCCACCCGTATCGCAGACGAGTTGGTGGAGCGCGGTTGCAAGATGATCGTCATCGCCTGCAATACCGCTACGGCTGCGTTTCTTCGGGATGCTCGGGAGCGTTACGACGTCCCGGTGGTGCAGGTTATTCTGCCCGCGGTACGCAGGGCGGTGGCCACCACTCGCAATGGCAAGATTGGGGTCATTGGGACGGTCGGCACTATCAATTCCGGTGCTTATCAAGATTTGTTTGAGGCATCGCCATCGGTTGAATGCTTTGCCCAAGCCTGCCCGCGATTTGTCGATTTCGTGGAACGCGGTATTACTTCGGGGCGACAGATTCTTGGGGTCGCCGAGGCATATTTGGCGCCACTGCAGGATGCCGGCGTAGATACCCTCGTGTTGGGCTGTACCCACTACCCGTTGCTGTCGGGCGTGATTCAGCTGGCGATGGGGCCGAATGTGACTCTAGTGTCCTCAGCAGAGGAAACAGCAAAAGATGTGTTGCGAGTGTTAAGCGAATCAGACATGTTGGCTGATCCGACGGTGCATCCGGCACCTACCCGCACCTTTGAATCCACGGGCGATCCGGAGCTATTCGCCCAACTGTCTACTCGATTCTTGGGCCCACATGTGACGCAAGTGGATTCCCATCCCAAGATGTAA
- a CDS encoding dipeptide/oligopeptide/nickel ABC transporter permease/ATP-binding protein, producing the protein MRRKLTEQLESKAGQRFQGLRALPVASKIALGFLMLVAFMALFAPLLTSYDPLESNMPVQPPSAEHFFGTDAIGRDIFSRVVYGSRASLIIGLCATISALAVAAVLGSIAATAGKAVSEVLMRVLDIIMSFPGIALAAVFVAVFGNSVPVLVFAIGFLYVPQLSRVVRANVLSEFGEDYVSATKVMGASIPHILFKHVARNTIAPIAVFATVLVADAIVFEASLSFINAGVKPPLPSWGNILADGKQLLLTGAWWPTFFPGLMILITVLALNILSEGLTDAMASPRIKRTVRVTDDDPSINPKKSLGALSDAEAQESLTTSLAKLHDAETAENRRLVYTRNEKPLIEVKNLCIAFPEAHGDVNIVDHVNFTVSPGETMGLVGESGCGKSLIAMCIMGLLPPTARITGEILFDGKNLLEMSPEQRNALRGHDMAMIYQDALSSLNPSMLIRTQLNQLIRRGGKRSAEELMELVGLDPVRTLKSYPHELSGGQRQRVLIAMALTRNPRLLIADEPTTALDVTVQHQVVDLLNELREKLGFSMIFVSHDLALVAKLAHKITVMYAGQVVERGQTREMLADPHHEYTRGLLGAVLSIESGAARLYQVPGTVPSPRDFIDGDRFAPRSRHPERGHGQKPVPRAVAGSTTHFFAATDDTYAALTGASKEV; encoded by the coding sequence ATGCGTAGAAAACTGACTGAACAACTCGAGTCCAAAGCAGGACAACGTTTTCAAGGGCTGCGCGCGCTGCCAGTGGCATCAAAAATAGCGTTGGGCTTCCTGATGCTGGTGGCTTTCATGGCGCTGTTCGCACCATTGCTGACCTCCTACGATCCCCTAGAATCGAACATGCCAGTGCAACCACCAAGCGCTGAGCACTTCTTCGGCACCGACGCCATCGGCCGCGACATCTTCTCCCGCGTAGTCTACGGCTCCCGTGCTTCCCTGATCATCGGCCTCTGCGCCACCATTTCTGCTCTCGCGGTAGCTGCCGTATTGGGATCCATCGCAGCTACTGCAGGCAAGGCTGTCTCGGAAGTCCTGATGCGCGTCCTCGACATCATCATGTCTTTCCCGGGAATTGCCCTGGCCGCGGTTTTCGTCGCCGTATTCGGTAACTCGGTGCCAGTCCTGGTATTCGCGATCGGCTTCCTCTACGTGCCTCAGCTATCGCGCGTGGTGCGTGCAAACGTACTCTCCGAGTTCGGCGAAGACTATGTCTCCGCAACCAAGGTGATGGGTGCTTCCATTCCACACATCCTGTTCAAGCACGTCGCCCGCAACACCATCGCCCCAATCGCCGTGTTCGCCACGGTCTTGGTGGCCGACGCGATCGTGTTCGAAGCATCCCTGTCGTTCATTAACGCTGGTGTGAAGCCACCGCTGCCTTCCTGGGGCAACATCCTTGCCGACGGCAAGCAGCTACTCCTGACCGGTGCTTGGTGGCCAACGTTCTTCCCTGGTCTCATGATTCTGATCACGGTGCTGGCACTCAACATTCTCTCCGAGGGCCTGACGGACGCCATGGCCTCTCCACGCATCAAGCGGACCGTACGAGTCACCGACGATGACCCGTCCATCAACCCAAAGAAGTCCCTCGGTGCACTCTCCGACGCTGAGGCCCAAGAATCGCTGACTACCTCGCTCGCGAAGCTTCACGACGCAGAGACCGCCGAGAACCGCCGCCTGGTCTACACCCGCAACGAGAAGCCGCTCATCGAGGTGAAGAACCTGTGCATCGCGTTCCCAGAGGCGCACGGCGATGTCAACATCGTCGACCACGTCAACTTCACTGTTTCCCCTGGTGAAACCATGGGTTTGGTCGGTGAATCCGGCTGTGGCAAATCCTTGATCGCCATGTGCATCATGGGACTGCTTCCGCCGACCGCGCGAATCACCGGCGAGATCCTCTTCGACGGCAAAAACTTGCTGGAAATGTCCCCCGAGCAGCGAAATGCCCTGCGCGGTCACGACATGGCGATGATCTACCAGGATGCTTTGAGCTCCCTCAACCCATCCATGCTGATCCGCACGCAGCTCAACCAGCTCATCCGTCGAGGTGGCAAGCGCAGCGCCGAAGAGCTCATGGAGCTGGTCGGGCTCGATCCGGTCCGCACGCTGAAGTCCTACCCGCACGAGCTTTCCGGTGGTCAACGCCAGCGCGTGCTTATCGCCATGGCGCTCACCCGCAACCCACGCCTGCTGATTGCAGATGAGCCCACCACCGCACTCGACGTCACCGTGCAACACCAGGTGGTCGACCTGCTCAATGAGCTGCGCGAAAAACTCGGTTTCTCCATGATCTTCGTGAGCCACGACCTCGCGCTCGTCGCAAAGCTGGCCCACAAGATCACCGTGATGTACGCAGGTCAGGTCGTCGAACGCGGACAGACCCGAGAGATGCTCGCCGACCCGCACCACGAATACACCCGTGGCCTGCTCGGTGCGGTGCTGTCCATCGAATCCGGCGCAGCTCGCCTGTACCAGGTCCCTGGTACAGTCCCAAGCCCGCGCGATTTCATCGATGGCGACCGCTTTGCCCCACGCTCCCGCCACCCAGAGCGCGGACACGGCCAAAAGCCTGTGCCTCGTGCAGTTGCGGGTTCCACCACGCACTTCTTTGCCGCCACCGACGACACTTACGCCGCGCTGACCGGCGCTTCGAAGGAGGTTTAG
- a CDS encoding ABC transporter ATP-binding protein: MNSHKPQRIIELKDINVIHKTRTGKLFRPDTVHANKDINFWVDRREVVGIVGESGSGKSTLARVMVGLQKPTSGEVIFNEKPLKHNSRMRKELGRSISMVFQDPATALNPRMTVKEQLMDPLRVHHIGDEKSRLKRVQVLLDLVGLPQSALDVLPRQISGGQRQRVAIARALALEPDLIIADEPTSALDVSVRAQVLNLLTDLRSELGLGLVFISHDINTVRYIADRMCVMLKGEIIEQQPTDDLFAHPHNDYTRTLLAATPSLL, translated from the coding sequence ATGAATTCCCACAAACCACAACGGATCATTGAGCTCAAAGACATCAACGTGATCCACAAGACGCGTACAGGAAAGCTATTCCGGCCCGACACCGTCCACGCCAACAAGGACATCAACTTCTGGGTCGACCGCCGGGAAGTTGTCGGTATCGTCGGCGAATCCGGCTCTGGCAAGTCCACCCTGGCTCGAGTAATGGTCGGCCTGCAGAAGCCAACCAGCGGCGAAGTCATCTTCAACGAAAAGCCACTGAAGCACAACAGCAGGATGCGTAAGGAACTGGGACGCTCTATTTCCATGGTGTTCCAGGACCCAGCTACCGCGCTGAATCCCCGCATGACGGTCAAAGAGCAGCTCATGGACCCGCTGCGCGTGCACCACATCGGTGATGAAAAGTCCCGCCTCAAGCGTGTCCAAGTGCTCCTCGACCTCGTCGGACTGCCACAATCCGCACTCGACGTGCTTCCCCGACAGATCTCCGGTGGCCAGCGCCAGCGCGTAGCTATCGCCCGCGCACTTGCACTGGAACCAGACTTGATCATCGCGGATGAGCCAACGTCCGCGCTCGACGTGTCCGTGCGCGCGCAGGTTTTGAATCTGCTCACGGATTTGCGATCTGAGCTGGGCCTCGGCTTGGTGTTCATCTCCCACGACATCAACACCGTGCGCTACATCGCAGACCGCATGTGCGTGATGCTCAAGGGCGAAATCATTGAACAGCAACCCACCGATGACCTCTTTGCGCATCCGCACAACGACTACACCCGCACGTTGCTCGCCGCTACCCCATCGTTGCTCTAA
- a CDS encoding DUF2017 domain-containing protein yields MQAWKKKKALMRGAKYMATFEPMEREVLGDLAANLAETLIRRCQTAPKDELAELTGMVSGHKEAPEDPALARLLPDFEMEGDEEFEGDNSLLRSLHENDICRAKLANLQVVTEALGPNGNVAVSASEEEAHAWIAALNDIRLHLASAEMRGEESEQNRDEIVQWLAYNQDTLLSAMMGDIDV; encoded by the coding sequence ATGCAAGCTTGGAAAAAGAAGAAGGCGCTCATGCGCGGGGCGAAGTACATGGCGACATTCGAGCCTATGGAGCGCGAAGTACTAGGCGACTTAGCCGCAAACTTGGCCGAGACTCTGATTCGCAGATGCCAGACCGCTCCGAAAGACGAATTGGCGGAGCTCACCGGCATGGTGTCAGGACATAAGGAGGCACCTGAAGACCCAGCTCTGGCTAGATTGTTGCCTGACTTCGAGATGGAGGGCGACGAAGAATTCGAGGGCGACAACTCGTTGCTTCGATCCCTGCACGAAAATGACATTTGTCGCGCGAAGTTGGCCAACTTGCAAGTAGTCACAGAAGCGCTCGGGCCAAATGGCAATGTCGCGGTGAGCGCTTCTGAAGAAGAAGCACACGCATGGATTGCTGCTTTGAATGACATTCGCCTGCACCTCGCGTCCGCAGAGATGCGCGGTGAGGAGTCGGAGCAAAACCGAGATGAAATTGTCCAGTGGCTCGCCTACAACCAGGACACACTACTAAGCGCGATGATGGGTGACATCGATGTCTGA
- a CDS encoding rhomboid family intramembrane serine protease, whose product MGGNTPASAGARVVPGHGRNNSGLATRYAIGFLAVIWAVQIINMLLGYQLVAFGVHPLDVSSLWHIATSPLIHGSMAHIMSNSVPGAIFVFLVALSGRRAFWEVTLIVGLIGGVGTWFFGGIGTSHVGASGLIYGWLAYLIIRGIFNRSFTQIILGLVLAFSYSGLIYGVFPTQVGVSWQAHLFGGIGGLVAGATITSDDPAELVAKRRQRQLGA is encoded by the coding sequence ATGGGTGGCAACACTCCGGCCTCGGCCGGGGCCCGGGTGGTACCTGGGCATGGGCGCAACAACTCGGGGCTGGCTACGCGCTATGCCATTGGGTTCCTCGCAGTCATTTGGGCTGTTCAGATCATCAACATGCTGCTCGGCTACCAGCTGGTTGCTTTTGGCGTGCACCCACTGGACGTTAGTTCACTGTGGCATATTGCCACGTCACCACTCATCCATGGTTCGATGGCCCACATCATGTCGAATTCGGTGCCCGGCGCGATTTTTGTTTTTCTGGTGGCGTTGTCAGGGCGCAGAGCTTTCTGGGAGGTTACGCTAATCGTCGGTTTGATCGGCGGGGTAGGGACATGGTTTTTTGGCGGGATTGGAACAAGCCATGTGGGTGCATCGGGATTGATCTACGGCTGGTTGGCGTACCTCATCATTCGAGGTATCTTCAACCGAAGTTTCACCCAGATCATTTTGGGACTAGTGCTGGCATTTTCTTACAGCGGATTGATTTATGGTGTTTTCCCCACGCAAGTAGGTGTGAGTTGGCAAGCGCATCTGTTTGGCGGTATCGGTGGACTAGTCGCTGGGGCTACGATTACCTCGGATGATCCGGCAGAGCTCGTCGCAAAGCGTAGGCAGCGACAGCTGGGTGCTTGA
- a CDS encoding dihydrodipicolinate synthase family protein, with translation MNPIVSGIIPPLLTPLTSAGDIDVDSLTRLIEQQINAGVDGLFVLGSSGEVAFLTDEEREQVIELVLKLVDGRVPVYAGVIDTQTKRVIAHIRRAEALGVQAVVATAPFYAITGPDEIAAHFRALRAATDLPIIAYDIPVCVHTKLAPELLVQLGAEGVLQGVKDSSGDDVSFRRLCALNKAAGSPLKVLTGHEAVVDGAYLAGADGCVPGLGNVDPAGYVRMWRAYQAGDFATMRAEQDRLAQLFEIVFQPIGKVGPAAGVGSFKTALELMGVFTTNLMSPPLAPIDDAPSRDAIADILRKVGVLA, from the coding sequence ATGAATCCCATCGTTTCCGGCATCATCCCACCACTGCTTACCCCGCTGACATCCGCCGGCGACATCGATGTCGACTCCCTCACCCGCCTCATCGAACAGCAAATCAATGCGGGCGTCGATGGCCTCTTCGTCCTCGGATCCTCCGGAGAAGTGGCCTTCCTGACCGACGAGGAACGCGAGCAGGTCATTGAACTCGTGCTCAAGCTTGTCGACGGCCGTGTCCCGGTCTACGCCGGCGTGATCGACACCCAGACCAAGCGCGTCATCGCCCACATTCGACGGGCAGAAGCCTTGGGAGTTCAGGCAGTAGTGGCGACCGCACCGTTCTACGCAATCACAGGACCAGACGAAATCGCCGCCCACTTCCGGGCGCTGCGCGCTGCCACGGACCTGCCAATCATCGCGTACGACATCCCCGTGTGCGTCCACACCAAGCTCGCACCAGAGCTTTTGGTGCAACTCGGCGCCGAAGGAGTCCTTCAGGGAGTCAAGGACTCCTCCGGTGACGACGTCTCGTTCCGTCGCCTCTGCGCACTGAACAAGGCCGCTGGTTCCCCACTCAAGGTTCTCACCGGCCACGAAGCAGTCGTCGACGGGGCCTACCTCGCAGGTGCCGATGGCTGTGTTCCAGGCCTTGGTAACGTCGACCCAGCCGGCTACGTGCGGATGTGGCGGGCCTATCAAGCTGGTGACTTCGCCACGATGCGTGCCGAGCAGGACCGCCTAGCTCAGCTCTTTGAGATCGTCTTCCAACCCATCGGCAAGGTCGGCCCCGCAGCCGGAGTTGGCTCCTTCAAGACCGCCCTGGAGCTCATGGGAGTATTCACCACCAACCTCATGTCCCCTCCGCTGGCACCGATTGATGATGCGCCGTCGCGAGATGCCATCGCTGATATCCTCCGCAAGGTTGGCGTTCTAGCTTAA
- the rdgB gene encoding RdgB/HAM1 family non-canonical purine NTP pyrophosphatase, producing the protein MQIHLASNNQKKAKELQRVLQAAGISGVEILLMADVAPYAEPIEDGRSFEDNALIKARAGAAATGVPTLADDSGLAVDELNGMPGVLSARWSGRHGDDEANNDLLLGQMAHVPDERRGCGFVSVCALVLPSGEEHVARGEWRGTLLRERRGDGGFGYDPLFLPEDADGRASAELTPEEKDARSHRGKALAQLVPVIAGLV; encoded by the coding sequence ATGCAGATTCATCTCGCGAGCAACAACCAAAAGAAAGCCAAGGAGCTGCAACGGGTCCTACAGGCTGCGGGGATTTCAGGTGTAGAGATCCTGCTGATGGCAGATGTTGCCCCCTATGCGGAACCCATCGAGGACGGCCGGAGTTTCGAGGACAACGCGCTGATCAAGGCGCGCGCCGGCGCGGCTGCCACCGGGGTACCAACGCTTGCTGACGATTCCGGACTCGCCGTTGATGAACTCAATGGCATGCCGGGGGTGTTGTCTGCACGGTGGTCCGGGCGCCATGGCGACGACGAAGCAAACAATGACCTGCTGCTGGGACAAATGGCCCACGTCCCCGATGAGCGTCGTGGCTGTGGCTTCGTTTCGGTCTGCGCGCTGGTGTTGCCCTCGGGCGAAGAGCACGTTGCACGGGGTGAATGGCGAGGCACGCTGCTGCGCGAACGACGCGGCGACGGCGGGTTCGGCTACGACCCGTTGTTCTTGCCGGAGGATGCCGATGGTCGGGCATCCGCTGAGCTCACACCAGAAGAAAAGGATGCCCGTTCGCATCGGGGGAAGGCGCTCGCACAGTTGGTTCCCGTGATCGCTGGGCTGGTGTAG
- the rph gene encoding ribonuclease PH, with protein MTSTFTRADGRALDEMRPVKITRGFTSNPAGSVLVEFGNTRVMCTASVEVGVPRFKKDSGEGWLTAEYAMLPSATHERMPRESMKGKVKGRTHEISRLIGRSLRAAIDLRELGENTINIDCDVLQADGGTRTASITGAYVALADAIAVLKARGVVPGNPLLPPVAAVSVGLIDGHVCLDLPYEEDSRAEVDMNVVMTESGQFVEVQGTAEHGTFTREQMNAFLDTAEKGLYSLIAAQKAALELPL; from the coding sequence ATGACTTCTACCTTCACCCGTGCCGACGGGCGCGCCCTCGACGAAATGCGTCCAGTTAAGATCACCCGCGGTTTCACCTCAAATCCAGCCGGTTCCGTTTTGGTGGAGTTCGGCAATACCCGCGTCATGTGCACGGCCTCCGTCGAGGTCGGGGTGCCACGATTTAAGAAGGATTCTGGCGAAGGCTGGCTCACGGCTGAATATGCGATGCTGCCTTCGGCGACCCACGAACGCATGCCACGAGAGTCCATGAAAGGCAAGGTCAAGGGTCGCACGCACGAGATTTCTCGTTTGATCGGTCGCTCCTTGCGCGCCGCAATTGACCTGCGGGAGCTTGGCGAGAACACCATCAACATCGACTGCGACGTGCTCCAGGCCGACGGCGGCACACGCACCGCGTCCATCACTGGTGCTTACGTGGCGCTCGCGGATGCCATCGCAGTACTTAAGGCTCGCGGGGTAGTACCGGGTAACCCATTGTTGCCGCCCGTCGCGGCGGTTTCCGTTGGGCTTATCGACGGCCATGTGTGCCTCGACCTTCCGTATGAGGAAGACTCCCGTGCTGAGGTGGACATGAACGTAGTGATGACCGAGTCGGGGCAGTTTGTCGAAGTTCAAGGAACTGCTGAGCACGGCACATTCACGCGTGAGCAGATGAACGCATTTCTTGATACCGCCGAGAAGGGCTTGTATTCCCTGATCGCAGCCCAAAAAGCAGCGCTGGAGCTGCCACTGTGA